A genomic segment from Amphiura filiformis chromosome 10, Afil_fr2py, whole genome shotgun sequence encodes:
- the LOC140162471 gene encoding LOW QUALITY PROTEIN: uncharacterized protein (The sequence of the model RefSeq protein was modified relative to this genomic sequence to represent the inferred CDS: deleted 2 bases in 1 codon) has product MAADVKWCASCEGAGVKSRLRIMQINMEEAAVLCESPQCTNTSTKIIPRSVSRLNVIKRKKQRASVSSPPSVPPESPMSPAPYEPNHIPNGIPGSTNTGTVPSLPQLRTQLWEDHVIQWQNTDALCWLDVSMCVLVHCTSLRLCLRRLGEASLLHELCNEFDKAQCASERGDFVIEGSKQRTNHDRLQQNGSHQSHDQSHDQCNPSHSHSMQTSPQISLNNLEAEAALEWLVMSDEEGAKHRDLFLADKAKQGQIDPQVIKDEPKPTAEGVLESIREKLWKALEVKLDCKLGKEETPVFALPLLCRLSGAVEEHFMTRYRWEFFCSVCNHSEITVCTKAMTCFTQLASDFTLLSPAILKMCPACRSPDQRCQLVYHSLPSCMMFQFSQGAPTSDVNAYNFKTETSGVYEVSSIVQYIGNPNHFIAWIRDTHRNMWLKCNDLETPVCKWQNQAPSIPASEIHIVVLERQGDPCDRCDAMNSEMGRIKGNIDHLVEKLALLNGGVKRSSAPPPAPVPKISNGADTCSQTVPNGRLSHLWHRRASSFQSYSSSGKTTTTPSHVSIIDVDGEDNENSCHSAPGSIDGNVGKERKWEGMDEGGSSRSSSPGLESYSRSRKRALPNYLDTSGYGPRSRGKTNAQTCRTKEGNNKEDVASYKKHTGVVKSSAADIRYGNSNVYTRRVRPTGKIATKRSYYQHKTYFPSYSDSQALKTKNNEPALEPTLIASLPEGAFVCVTLCGAARVPNHRTESTSSPNKLHLDAKSLLAVSQMARPRCNSLSSVSSPSACSDLSSISDSMSSSSNGGKDDLGSTIDELYKALEIGCTTSDLESRIPSPTLDDDFLAQILADDPVYADTNSAANSGIIIKGSVSEPSLDRTRPTGQELDRIVPSIEPMAQDLLAKLVT; this is encoded by the exons ATGGCTGCCGATGTCAAATGGTGCGCATCCTGCGAGGGCGCCGGTGTTAAGAGTCGTCTTCGCATCATGCAGATTAATATGGAGGAGGCGGCGGTGCTCTGTGAAAGTCCTCAG TGCACCAACACATCGACAAAGATTATACCCAGAAGTGTTTCAAGACTTAACGTCATAAAACGAAAGAAGCAGCGAGCCAGTGTTTCTTCACCACCCAGCGTTCCTCCAGAAAGCCCCATGTCCCCTGCTCCATACGAACCCAATCACATACCTAACGGCATTCCAGGTAGTACCAATACTGGTACGGTTCCTTCTCTACCGCAGCTAAGAACTCAACTCTGGGAGGATCATGTGATCCAATGGCAGAATACAGATGCCCTCTGTTGGTTGGACGTGTCCATGTGCGTGCTGGTTCACTGCACCAGTCTACGGTTGTGTCTGAGACGTCTCGGGGAGGCGTCTCTGTTACATGAATTGTGCAATGAGTTTGATAAAGCTCAGTGTGCAAGTGAAAGAGGAGATTTTGTTATAGAGGGGAGTAAACAAAGGACAAACCATGATAGATTACAACAAAATGGATCTCATCAGTCACATGATCAGTCACATGATCAGTGTAACCCATCACATTCCCACTCTATGCAAACTAGTCCACAGATCAGTCTGAACAATCTTGAGGCGGAAGCGGCTCTAGAGTGGTTAGTGATGTCAGACGAAGAGGGCGCTAAACACAGAGATCTTTTCCTCGCCGACAAAGCTAAGCAAGGACAAATTGATCCTCAAGTCATTAAAGATGAACCAAAACCAACTGCTGAGGGCGTCTTGGAGAGTATACGAGAGAAACTATGGAAAGCGTTAGAAGTGAAGCTTGATTGTAAGCTAGGGAAAGAGGAAACTCCGGTTTTTGCGCTGCCTTTACTTTGTCGTCTCAGTGGAGCCGTGGAGGAGCATTTCATGACTAGATATAGATGGGAGTTTTTCTGTAGTGTTTGTAATCATTCAGAAATCACAGT GTGTACAAAAGCCATGACATGTTTCACCCAGCTAGCATCAGACTTCACCTTGTTATCACCTGCCATTCTGAAGATGTGTCCAGCATGCAGATCACCTGATCAGAGGTGTCAACTTGTATACCATAG TCTACCGTCCTGTATGATGTTTCAGTTCTCCCAGGGTGCACCTACCAGTGATGTGAATGCTTACAACTTCAAGACTGAAACCAGTGGTGTGTATGAGGTGTCCAGTATAGTACAGTACATTGGCAATCCTAATCACTTCATTGCTTGGATCAGAGATACGCACA GGAACATGTGGCTTAAGTGCAATGACTTGGAAACACCTGTCTGCAAATGGCAGAACCAAGCGCCCTCTATCCCGGCCTCGGAAATCCACATTGTCGTCCTGGAAAGACAAGGCGATCCGTGTGACCGATGTGATGCCATGAACTCGGAAATGGGTCGAATCAAAGGAAACATCGATCACCTGGTTGAAAAACTAGCGTTGCTGAATGGGGGTGTGAAACGCTCATCTGCGCCACCACCAGCACCCGTTCCAAAGATATCAAATGGTGCAGACACTTGTAGTCAGACAGTACCAAATGGAAGACTATCTCATCTATGGCATCGACGAGCATCAAGTTTTCAGTCATATTCCAGTTCCGGCAAAACAACGACAACTCCAAGTCATGTGTCTATAATTGATGTAGATGGTGAGGACAACGAAAACAGTTGCCATTCTGCCCCTGGGAGCATTGATGGAAACGTTGGTAAGGAACGAAAATGGGAGGGTATGGATGAGGGCGGTTCAAGTCGATCTTCCTCGCCGGGTTTGGAGTCGTATTCTCGCTCACGGAAGAGGGCCCTTCCAAACTACTTGGATACCTCGGGATATGGCCCCAGGAGTAGGGGTAAAACAAATGCGCAGACTTGTAGAactaaagaaggaaataataaagAAGATGTTGCATCTTATAAGAAACACACTGGTGTAGTGAAATCTAGTGCAGCTGATATTAGGTATGGCAACAGTAACGTATACACTAGAAGGGTGCGACCAACCGGGAAGATCGCCACAAAGCGTTCATACTATCAGCATAAGACATACTTTCCAAGCTATTCTGATTCGcaagcactaaaaaccaaaaacaaTGAACCTGCTCTTGAACCCACACTAATAGCAAGTCTTCCCGAGGGCGCCTTTGTATGCGTTACTCTATGTGGAGCAGCAAGAGTTCCAAATCATCGGACAGAA TCTACAAGTAGTCCAAACAAGTTGCACCTTGACGCTAAATCTTTGCTTGCTGTTTCTCAAATGGCACGCCCTCGCTGCAACTCCTTATCGTCGGTATCGAGCCCAAGCGCGTGTTCAGATCTCAGCTCAATTTCAGACAGTATGTCGTCGAGTAGCAATGGCGGTAAAGATGACTTAGGTAGTACTATAGATGAACTATACAAAGCACTTGAAATAGGATGCACAACGTCCGACTTAGAATCTCGCATTCCGAGTCCAACTTTAGACGATGACTTCCTAGCGCAGATACTTGCGGATGATCCAGTTTATGCTGATACCAATTCAGCTGCTAATTCAGGGATAATTATTAAGGGTTCTGTTAGTGAGCCCTCTCTTGACAGGACTAGGCCAACTGGTCAGGAACTGGATAGAATAGTGCCCTCTATAGAGCCCATGGCACAGGACCTGCTGGCAAAATTGGTTACATAA